The Ictidomys tridecemlineatus isolate mIctTri1 chromosome 6, mIctTri1.hap1, whole genome shotgun sequence genome includes a region encoding these proteins:
- the Desi1 gene encoding desumoylating isopeptidase 1 isoform X3, whose product MLRIEPSASHMPGKQLEGIWHTSIVVHKDEFFFGSGGISSCPPGGTLLGPPDSVVDVGSTEVTEEIFLEYLSSLGESLFRGEAYNLFEHNCNTFSNEVAQFLTGRKIPSYITDLPSEVLSTPFGQALRPLLDSIQIQPPGGNAVGRPNGQS is encoded by the exons GGAAACAACTGGAAGGCATCTG GCACACCTCCATAGTTGTGCACAAGGACGAGTTCTTCTTTGGCAGTGGCGGTATCTCCAGCTGTCCCCCG GGAGGGACATTGCTTGGGCCCCCAGATTCTGTGGTTGATGTGGGGAGCACAGAAGTTACAGAAGAAATCTTTCTGGAGTACCTGTCCTCCCTGGGGGAGTCTCTGTTCCG AGGTGAAGCCTATAACCTCTTTGAACACAACTGTAACACCTTCAGCAACGAAGTGGCACAGTTCCTGACTGGGCGGAAAATCCCTTCTTACATCACTGACCTGCCCTCTGAAGTTCTCTCCAC GCCCTTCGGACAGGCACTCCGACCGCTCCTGGACTCCATCCAGATCCAGCCTCCTGGAGGGAACGCTGTGGGCAGACCCAATGGCCAGAGCTAA